Proteins encoded in a region of the Planococcus shixiaomingii genome:
- a CDS encoding TetR family transcriptional regulator — protein sequence MNFVLDQEVLYKKSAEWSEYEICSADWHDSHGLLIALRKEQHTVLCINETSFVFPAQSLSSTFVRWIDSNHFVIVDRRNTEGKDNVFIMDLEGTLCHSFYGGEGVQDVEVAENGIWLSYHDEGVTGSGISEEGLVLFGYNGKVLFRYFSDLANKPYIDDCYAMTQGAGSTIWLFPYSEFPLIQLNAATKELQIYKMPQVLHGTRSICIRENYVYTVGNYKYDGRLYALEIGRKTPQIIGELEGYSKGLGLSKRYDFISFTEGTVRIYTIKQARS from the coding sequence ATGAATTTCGTTTTAGACCAGGAAGTATTGTATAAAAAATCTGCTGAGTGGAGCGAGTATGAAATTTGCTCTGCAGATTGGCATGATAGTCATGGGCTTCTTATTGCTTTAAGAAAAGAACAGCATACTGTTCTATGTATCAATGAGACTAGTTTCGTTTTCCCTGCTCAATCTCTATCTTCTACATTTGTAAGATGGATTGATTCAAATCATTTTGTAATAGTAGATCGAAGAAACACCGAAGGAAAAGATAATGTATTTATCATGGATCTAGAAGGCACACTCTGCCATTCTTTTTATGGCGGGGAAGGTGTTCAGGACGTTGAAGTTGCTGAAAACGGTATATGGCTTAGTTATCATGACGAAGGTGTCACCGGAAGCGGAATATCTGAGGAAGGGCTAGTCCTATTTGGTTATAACGGAAAAGTTCTTTTTCGTTATTTTTCCGATTTGGCAAACAAACCATATATAGACGATTGTTATGCTATGACTCAAGGAGCTGGCTCCACAATTTGGCTGTTTCCTTACTCTGAATTTCCGCTGATTCAGCTGAATGCTGCAACCAAGGAGCTGCAAATTTATAAGATGCCTCAAGTTCTTCACGGAACTAGGAGCATATGCATAAGAGAAAACTACGTCTATACTGTAGGCAACTATAAATATGATGGAAGATTATATGCGCTGGAAATTGGCAGGAAAACTCCGCAAATAATTGGTGAACTGGAAGGTTACTCAAAAGGGTTAGGTCTATCAAAAAGGTATGATTTCATTTCTTTTACGGAGGGCACGGTGAGGATATACACAATAAAACAAGCTAGAAGTTAG
- a CDS encoding tetratricopeptide repeat protein: MSSDQKALEAFKIEEYKVYLKEFKKAAMTARTVQSLTNLAWIYSYQGEDDRTAMSLLEEVIAMNPDSHFPYSLLGEIYVRKKEWKPAQDTLLQALAIHPTKAAYNNLAVAQVQLGNLKEAANNFLLAEEGFDWSMYGHIKILIDVGNLEEAESKLDLYSEKDHDLVGFVDLADLYVEIGSYAKAIAWFEKDWDNLIAKDPTWVNRYIYALYKTNNLSCMQEIIEEVSTQLDLEMKEAWKEEIHEEWSELEKNEYIQALRKEKEEYEQAFLSILDDKCPALAFDYPIKGACYLFGYSSQE; this comes from the coding sequence ATGAGCAGTGATCAAAAAGCATTAGAAGCGTTTAAAATTGAAGAATATAAAGTGTACTTAAAAGAATTTAAGAAAGCCGCAATGACCGCTAGAACTGTTCAATCATTGACCAATTTAGCTTGGATTTATAGCTACCAGGGGGAAGATGATCGAACGGCTATGAGTTTGCTTGAAGAAGTAATAGCGATGAATCCAGATTCTCACTTTCCATATAGCTTGCTAGGTGAAATCTATGTTCGGAAAAAAGAATGGAAGCCAGCACAGGATACATTATTACAGGCACTGGCAATCCATCCAACAAAAGCCGCTTACAACAATTTGGCGGTGGCACAGGTCCAGTTAGGGAACCTAAAGGAAGCTGCCAACAATTTTCTTTTAGCAGAAGAGGGATTTGACTGGTCGATGTATGGCCACATTAAAATCCTAATTGATGTAGGGAATCTTGAAGAAGCGGAAAGTAAACTGGATCTCTACAGCGAAAAAGATCACGATCTTGTAGGTTTCGTAGATTTAGCAGATTTATATGTCGAAATAGGCAGCTATGCTAAAGCAATCGCATGGTTTGAAAAAGATTGGGACAATCTGATAGCAAAGGATCCGACGTGGGTCAACCGATACATATATGCACTATATAAAACGAATAATTTATCGTGCATGCAAGAAATAATTGAGGAAGTCTCCACTCAACTTGACTTAGAAATGAAAGAAGCTTGGAAAGAAGAGATTCATGAAGAATGGTCAGAATTAGAAAAGAATGAGTACATACAGGCACTCAGGAAAGAGAAAGAAGAATATGAACAAGCGTTTTTAAGTATTTTGGATGACAAGTGTCCAGCTTTAGCATTTGATTATCCAATCAAAGGAGCTTGTTATTTATTTGGGTATTCTTCTCAAGAATAA
- a CDS encoding DUF6678 family protein, giving the protein MKHSHYQQVMNDTKWEELRAAMYNYPDNLQWRTKDIETGYIRPWDGDWFHHFKSGGYISIEWLEIKAETEELRKDLTAVLRNIHVPGEVILDVIRVYGYVKKEDSLIIFNHSFLQLSISGGKPLEYNTY; this is encoded by the coding sequence ATGAAGCATAGCCATTACCAGCAAGTAATGAATGATACAAAGTGGGAAGAACTTAGAGCAGCGATGTATAACTATCCCGACAACCTACAGTGGCGAACAAAAGACATCGAGACTGGCTATATTCGCCCTTGGGACGGAGACTGGTTTCATCATTTTAAGAGCGGCGGCTATATCTCTATTGAATGGCTGGAAATCAAGGCAGAAACTGAAGAATTGCGTAAGGATCTTACAGCGGTACTTCGGAATATCCACGTACCGGGGGAAGTGATTCTGGACGTCATTCGGGTTTACGGATATGTGAAAAAGGAGGATTCATTGATTATCTTTAACCATTCTTTTCTGCAGCTGAGCATCAGTGGAGGGAAACCACTGGAATATAATACATACTAA
- the lepB gene encoding signal peptidase I: MEQTKKEKDQLWEWGKALFIAIAVAGIVRFFLFAPIVVDGESMNPTLKNGNRMLVNKIGYTIGKPDRNDIVVFHTTQGKDYIKRVIGVPGDHIAYENDQLYINGKAQDEPYLSSIKKQQSFVGGTLTEDFTLEQLTEMEVIPEGYVFVLGDNRRKSTDSRIFGLVPLDEMIGSTNYVFWPLKEMGFVE; the protein is encoded by the coding sequence ATGGAACAAACAAAAAAAGAAAAAGATCAACTTTGGGAATGGGGGAAAGCGCTTTTTATCGCTATTGCGGTGGCTGGAATCGTTCGTTTTTTCTTGTTTGCGCCTATTGTGGTAGATGGAGAGTCTATGAACCCAACACTTAAAAATGGAAATCGCATGTTGGTCAATAAAATTGGCTATACCATAGGGAAACCAGATCGAAACGACATCGTAGTGTTCCATACTACCCAAGGCAAAGATTATATTAAACGGGTAATTGGAGTTCCTGGCGATCATATAGCGTACGAAAATGATCAACTTTACATCAACGGAAAAGCTCAAGACGAGCCTTATTTATCTTCTATTAAGAAGCAACAAAGCTTTGTTGGGGGCACTTTAACAGAAGATTTCACGCTCGAACAACTTACGGAAATGGAAGTAATTCCAGAAGGTTACGTGTTTGTGTTAGGAGACAATCGCAGAAAAAGTACAGACAGCCGAATTTTTGGACTCGTCCCATTAGACGAAATGATCGGCAGTACCAATTACGTCTTTTGGCCATTAAAAGAGATGGGTTTTGTAGAATGA
- a CDS encoding sensor domain-containing protein, producing MEKENNKSNEFTSELIENEIQKTETYYKEMFEVMIQNAPVSMYILEDWIFSYVNDYFCNLVGYTKEDFLQKKITINKLIHPDDISIVQESVNKRIEDREMNARYRVRGLKKDGSSFNVEIHARKAIINGKAVTFGTVLDVTEEVKATLQLKENQERFQSLYDNNPDAVFTFDIEGNFIDANLACEDLSGYTPAELLEMSFTPLIVSEDLGTALYYFGEAVQGNTNRYEIAITRKDGKRRELEITCFPMNLTGEIVGAYGIAKDITDRNAHRKLLEDLVFFDSLTKLPNRKLFEDRLSQVFKISDISKNHSAVLFLDLDRFKFINDSLGHHIGDEFLKIVADRLRESIRHTDTVGRFAGDEFAVLLPNSEKEEAIALAKRLNQAMAEPFEVMGHSVSVSASIGIAFSSGIDESVDGLIKKADTAMYYTKKYGKNNYTVYTEELDQKTAYKLTLEQDLKSAIKNQELVLHYQPITDLKTGELCAMEALIRWNHPVFGLVPPDDFIPISEESGQIVSIGKWVLEIACAQTKRWQELGHSPFKVCINISTIQLQNPNFVQMVKTILEETGLDAKWLELEVTESILMEDTNKLKECLLNLKALGISMSIDDFGTGYTSLSYLRQFSFDRVKIDRSFVQDINNDLNGKAITSTIIALAHKLNMGVVAEGIEDETQLTYLREENCDEGQGYYFSRPLPAELHTFSSLAKNVGQLKEE from the coding sequence ATGGAAAAAGAGAATAATAAAAGCAACGAATTTACTTCCGAATTAATAGAAAACGAGATTCAAAAGACAGAAACTTATTATAAAGAAATGTTTGAAGTAATGATTCAAAACGCCCCTGTCAGTATGTACATTTTAGAAGACTGGATCTTTTCCTATGTTAACGATTATTTTTGCAATCTTGTCGGTTATACGAAAGAGGATTTTCTCCAGAAGAAAATCACTATAAATAAATTAATCCATCCTGATGACATATCAATTGTGCAGGAAAGTGTCAATAAAAGAATCGAAGACCGAGAAATGAATGCACGCTATCGAGTGAGAGGACTGAAAAAAGATGGAAGTTCGTTCAATGTGGAAATTCATGCTAGAAAAGCCATTATAAATGGAAAAGCAGTCACATTCGGAACCGTTTTGGATGTAACGGAAGAAGTCAAAGCAACCCTGCAGCTCAAGGAAAATCAGGAGCGATTCCAATCCCTTTATGATAATAATCCAGATGCGGTCTTCACTTTTGACATAGAAGGAAATTTTATTGATGCAAATTTAGCGTGTGAAGACTTGTCGGGATATACTCCTGCTGAATTGCTTGAAATGTCTTTTACTCCACTTATTGTGTCTGAAGATTTAGGAACCGCTCTTTACTACTTTGGAGAGGCAGTGCAGGGAAACACCAATCGATACGAAATTGCAATTACCCGAAAAGACGGTAAGCGGAGAGAACTAGAAATTACCTGTTTCCCTATGAATCTTACAGGAGAAATAGTCGGCGCATATGGCATCGCAAAAGATATTACCGATCGAAATGCGCACAGAAAATTACTGGAGGACCTCGTGTTCTTTGATTCTTTGACAAAGCTGCCTAACCGGAAATTGTTTGAAGACCGGTTAAGCCAAGTATTTAAAATCTCAGATATAAGCAAAAATCATTCCGCTGTCCTGTTTCTGGATCTGGATCGCTTTAAGTTCATCAATGATTCCCTTGGCCATCATATCGGAGATGAATTTCTAAAAATTGTCGCTGATAGATTACGGGAGAGTATCCGCCATACGGATACGGTCGGAAGATTCGCCGGAGATGAGTTTGCCGTTTTGTTGCCTAATTCAGAGAAGGAAGAAGCGATTGCCTTAGCAAAACGACTGAACCAAGCAATGGCCGAACCCTTTGAAGTCATGGGCCATTCCGTAAGCGTTTCTGCAAGCATCGGAATCGCTTTTAGCAGCGGCATTGACGAGAGCGTGGATGGATTAATAAAAAAGGCGGACACCGCCATGTACTACACGAAGAAATACGGAAAAAACAATTACACGGTTTATACGGAAGAGTTGGATCAAAAAACGGCTTACAAATTGACCTTAGAACAGGATTTGAAATCGGCCATCAAAAATCAGGAACTTGTCCTTCATTATCAGCCGATCACCGATTTAAAGACCGGTGAGCTTTGCGCTATGGAAGCATTAATACGCTGGAACCACCCGGTCTTTGGACTGGTGCCTCCCGATGATTTTATCCCGATTTCAGAAGAAAGTGGACAGATTGTATCGATTGGAAAGTGGGTGCTGGAAATTGCATGTGCCCAAACTAAAAGATGGCAGGAGTTGGGCCATTCCCCTTTTAAAGTTTGCATAAATATCTCAACTATCCAATTGCAGAACCCTAATTTTGTGCAGATGGTAAAAACGATCCTGGAAGAAACAGGACTGGATGCAAAATGGCTGGAACTTGAAGTGACTGAAAGCATTTTAATGGAAGATACGAACAAGCTGAAAGAATGTCTTTTGAACCTCAAGGCATTAGGTATATCGATGTCTATTGATGATTTTGGCACAGGCTATACTTCTCTTAGCTATTTACGGCAATTTTCGTTTGACCGGGTGAAAATTGATCGCAGCTTTGTTCAGGATATCAACAATGATTTAAACGGCAAAGCAATTACTTCCACCATTATAGCATTAGCCCATAAATTAAATATGGGAGTTGTTGCTGAAGGAATTGAAGATGAAACGCAGCTAACCTATTTGAGAGAGGAAAATTGCGATGAGGGACAAGGCTATTATTTCAGCCGCCCCTTGCCTGCTGAATTGCATACATTTTCTTCTCTAGCCAAAAACGTCGGTCAGCTAAAAGAAGAGTAA
- a CDS encoding SRPBCC family protein: MPIITYETFIQAPITVCFDLARNVDIHTKTTAKTKERAVAGVTTGLMEKGDSVTWEATHLGVKQKLTAKIIKMEKPYQFIDVMVKGAFHSFTHTHEFIEKENGTIMKDKFVYRSPIGLLGKIADKLFLEKYMRQFIVNRAIELKKIAEQKKM; encoded by the coding sequence ATGCCAATTATTACATATGAAACTTTTATCCAAGCCCCAATAACGGTTTGTTTCGACCTTGCCAGAAATGTTGATATTCATACTAAAACTACTGCTAAGACAAAGGAACGAGCTGTTGCAGGAGTGACTACAGGGTTAATGGAAAAGGGAGACAGTGTAACTTGGGAAGCCACTCACTTAGGTGTTAAGCAAAAACTTACAGCGAAAATCATCAAAATGGAGAAACCTTATCAGTTCATAGATGTAATGGTGAAAGGAGCATTCCATTCTTTTACCCATACGCATGAATTTATAGAGAAGGAAAATGGAACAATTATGAAAGATAAGTTTGTTTATCGATCTCCTATAGGCCTTTTAGGGAAAATAGCGGACAAATTATTTTTAGAAAAGTATATGAGGCAGTTTATTGTAAATCGGGCTATTGAACTGAAGAAAATAGCAGAACAAAAGAAGATGTAA
- a CDS encoding histidine kinase, translated as MLNEKQELLFKELKGIKDLSVLDTESFLELPKNSPLVEEYELLHRKFNSEEKKAFSKEQNEVVETVIYRVLEMIDGYGSLPYSVDLIDKEKNESLRMSGELHDGFMSYLYVNEEPEK; from the coding sequence ATGTTGAACGAAAAGCAAGAACTGTTGTTTAAGGAATTAAAGGGGATTAAAGATTTATCGGTTTTAGATACTGAATCGTTTTTGGAATTACCAAAGAACAGTCCTTTAGTAGAGGAATACGAATTGCTACACCGGAAATTTAACTCAGAAGAAAAAAAAGCTTTTTCTAAAGAGCAAAACGAAGTCGTTGAAACGGTCATATATCGAGTTTTGGAAATGATTGATGGATACGGCAGTTTACCTTATTCAGTGGATTTGATTGATAAAGAAAAAAATGAGTCTTTACGTATGTCTGGTGAATTACATGATGGTTTCATGAGTTATTTGTATGTAAATGAGGAACCAGAAAAATAA
- a CDS encoding DUF4181 domain-containing protein, with amino-acid sequence MYGIESSFWLKLLLLLAVFVVLMTVFNAILRRRLGVEKPKAFSHNHVNDQHKKIDWSIRITFMVMMVIGSIINVARLPREPYFLLEPWFLVFVLVFVTETVRAVMERRYAKNPNAYIYTICQLVFIFILFIILFATDFFGIFSPEFSVFN; translated from the coding sequence ATGTATGGAATAGAATCATCGTTTTGGTTAAAGTTACTTCTCTTACTTGCCGTTTTTGTTGTGTTAATGACTGTATTTAATGCAATCCTACGTAGACGGTTAGGAGTCGAGAAACCAAAAGCATTCTCTCATAACCATGTAAATGATCAACACAAAAAAATTGATTGGAGCATTAGAATTACTTTTATGGTCATGATGGTAATAGGAAGTATTATTAATGTTGCAAGACTTCCTCGAGAACCCTACTTTCTCCTGGAGCCGTGGTTTTTGGTGTTTGTATTAGTATTTGTTACTGAGACCGTGAGAGCTGTCATGGAACGGAGATACGCAAAGAATCCAAATGCCTACATATATACAATTTGCCAATTAGTTTTTATATTTATCCTGTTTATTATATTGTTTGCTACTGATTTTTTCGGTATTTTTTCCCCTGAGTTCTCTGTCTTTAATTAA